A portion of the Mesobacillus sp. AQ2 genome contains these proteins:
- a CDS encoding VOC family protein gives MRFHHLGIEVSDLQAAKAFYEKIFGFKENGGLRFGGEDIFFLEKDGFKIELIGNVPVSESGVSMHLCFEVDHLNSVIKEFRSRNIIPIEGPYIVGNWRTVFYPGLERELIEFLEVI, from the coding sequence ATGAGGTTCCATCATTTAGGGATTGAAGTGAGTGATTTACAGGCTGCGAAAGCCTTTTATGAGAAAATTTTCGGGTTTAAAGAAAATGGAGGACTCCGATTTGGGGGAGAGGATATTTTCTTCTTGGAAAAGGATGGCTTCAAGATTGAACTTATTGGAAACGTGCCCGTATCGGAAAGTGGAGTGTCTATGCATCTTTGCTTTGAGGTGGATCATCTGAATTCTGTTATAAAGGAATTTCGTAGTCGAAATATCATACCTATAGAGGGTCCTTATATTGTGGGGAATTGGAGGACTGTATTTTACCCAGGCCTTGAACGAGAATTAATCGAATTCCTGGAAGTCATATAA
- a CDS encoding S-adenosylmethionine:tRNA ribosyltransferase-isomerase, with the protein MQTKTTATYDFFLPDYLNASHPPERRGLRRDQVRMMVLDRETGRVGHDHFIRLENYLNPGDVLVLNNSRTIPAALKADWMRDGKVIGTDIELRLARKRAGAVWEVLATQQNVKTGDCFKISEKLEAEVIGEVLKSPLKIMQFTLQGEKFYDAIYSVGYPVRYEYIEVPWELDYYQTVFASQPGSIEMPSAGRAFTWEMLMKLQGKGIKLVYLQLHTGLGYLLDDLNPHSPEDLYEEYSINQEAMDEILKAKAGGRKIIAGGTTVVRALETAAAESTLNGWTNLYVDSEYQLQLVDGIITGFHEPKASHLDMLTAFINENGLFEAYAAAIKNNYLWHEFGDINLII; encoded by the coding sequence ATGCAGACAAAAACAACTGCAACATATGATTTCTTCCTGCCAGATTACCTTAATGCTTCCCATCCGCCGGAAAGGCGGGGACTTCGCCGCGATCAGGTCAGGATGATGGTTTTAGACAGGGAAACTGGCCGTGTTGGTCACGATCATTTTATTCGCCTCGAAAATTACTTGAACCCAGGAGATGTACTTGTATTGAATAACAGCAGAACCATACCGGCTGCCCTGAAGGCAGATTGGATGCGCGACGGGAAGGTAATTGGAACTGACATTGAATTAAGACTAGCCAGAAAAAGGGCTGGAGCCGTTTGGGAAGTCCTGGCTACACAGCAGAATGTAAAAACAGGGGACTGTTTTAAAATATCGGAAAAATTAGAAGCTGAGGTTATTGGGGAAGTCTTGAAATCCCCATTAAAAATTATGCAATTCACTCTTCAAGGAGAAAAGTTTTATGATGCAATCTATTCAGTAGGATACCCAGTAAGATACGAGTATATCGAAGTTCCGTGGGAGCTTGATTATTACCAGACTGTTTTCGCAAGCCAGCCAGGGTCAATAGAAATGCCATCAGCAGGCAGGGCGTTCACCTGGGAAATGTTAATGAAGCTCCAGGGAAAAGGGATAAAGCTAGTGTATCTTCAACTTCATACCGGGCTTGGTTATTTGCTTGATGACCTGAATCCTCATTCGCCGGAAGATCTTTATGAAGAATACTCAATAAACCAGGAAGCAATGGATGAAATACTCAAAGCGAAAGCAGGGGGAAGGAAGATTATCGCCGGGGGAACGACCGTAGTTAGGGCGCTTGAAACCGCAGCTGCTGAATCAACCCTGAATGGTTGGACCAATCTTTACGTTGACTCTGAATATCAATTACAGCTCGTGGACGGGATCATTACGGGATTTCATGAACCGAAGGCCAGCCATTTGGATATGCTGACAGCATTCATTAATGAGAATGGCCTATTTGAAGCTTATGCTGCCGCAATTAAAAACAATTATTTATGGCACGAATTCGGTGATATCAATCTGATTATTTAA
- a CDS encoding SDR family oxidoreductase, producing MVKNKVVMITGVTQGLGRALTLRFAKEGAKLAVCARRTEELYRVREEAVSYGVEVLAVTADISIPRDAEKFVALTLEAYGRIDVLINNASILGPSPMPLLLDFPEEDFTEVLKVNSISPFLVTRRVLPSMLVNNEGSVINVTSEAGHVGYAGWGAYGISKFAVEGMTGTWADELKSTNIRVNMVDPGEMDTAMHALAVPDCDYELADPNEVADVFLYLASDASKGVNGQRLEAQAFKKRDYNADKNNCNI from the coding sequence ATGGTAAAAAACAAAGTGGTGATGATTACTGGTGTCACGCAGGGACTTGGAAGAGCATTGACGTTAAGGTTTGCGAAAGAGGGAGCGAAACTGGCAGTCTGTGCCCGAAGGACAGAGGAGTTGTACAGGGTCAGGGAGGAAGCGGTAAGTTATGGAGTCGAAGTGCTTGCCGTTACGGCTGACATATCGATTCCCAGGGACGCAGAGAAATTCGTCGCTCTCACACTTGAAGCATATGGACGAATCGATGTGTTAATCAATAACGCCTCCATTCTGGGACCTAGCCCCATGCCTCTTTTACTCGATTTTCCCGAGGAGGATTTCACCGAGGTGCTCAAGGTTAACAGCATCAGTCCCTTTTTGGTCACGCGAAGGGTCCTGCCTTCCATGCTGGTGAATAATGAGGGGTCTGTTATAAATGTAACATCAGAAGCAGGTCATGTTGGATATGCCGGCTGGGGAGCATATGGAATCTCAAAATTTGCCGTCGAAGGTATGACCGGGACATGGGCAGATGAACTAAAATCGACAAATATAAGAGTCAATATGGTCGACCCTGGAGAAATGGACACCGCGATGCATGCACTGGCGGTTCCAGATTGCGATTATGAGTTAGCAGATCCAAATGAGGTCGCTGATGTCTTCCTTTATCTTGCCTCAGATGCCTCAAAAGGGGTCAATGGCCAGAGATTAGAGGCTCAGGCATTTAAAAAGAGGGATTATAATGCAGACAAAAACAACTGCAACATATGA
- a CDS encoding alpha-glucosidase: MKKHWWKESVIYQIYPRSFKDSNGDGIGDIPGIISKLDYLKELGIDVVWLSPVYKSPNDDNGYDISDYQNIMDDFGTMKDWELLLKEMHDRGLKLIMDLVVNHSSDEHHWFMESKRSKDNPYRDYYIWRPGKDGKEPNNWKSTFSGSAWQYDENTEEYYLHIFSKKQPDLNWENPKLRQEVYDMMRFWLDKGIDGFRMDVINFISKVDGLPDAPNPEGKKYVSGSRYFMNGPRIHDYLQEMHREALADYDVMTVGEMPGVNVEQAKLYTDESRNEVNMVFQFEHVDLDSGPGGKWDLKPLQLTDLKKNFTKWQMGLEDIGWNSLYLNNHDQPRMVSRFGNDKQYRVESAKMLATFLHMLKGTPYVYQGEEIGMTNVRFDSIDDYKDIETLNMYDEKVNQQGEVPAKVMESIYVKGRDNARTPFQWDDSEHGGFTTGTPWIQVNPNYPQINARQAVADENSIYHYYRKLIQLRKEQQIIVHGRYDILLPEDENIYVYTRTLGSQKLLVILNFTGEEQSFTLPADLQDKKSDVLVSNYEPAPEYVSSIPLRQYEAIVYLLEL; encoded by the coding sequence ATGAAAAAACATTGGTGGAAAGAATCTGTCATATACCAAATATATCCCCGGAGTTTCAAGGATTCCAATGGTGATGGCATTGGCGACATCCCTGGCATTATTTCTAAGCTTGATTATTTAAAAGAATTGGGTATAGACGTAGTCTGGTTATCTCCTGTATATAAATCTCCTAATGATGATAACGGATATGATATCAGTGATTACCAAAATATCATGGATGACTTTGGGACAATGAAGGACTGGGAACTTCTCCTTAAAGAAATGCATGATAGAGGACTTAAACTGATCATGGACCTGGTTGTAAACCATAGCTCTGATGAACATCATTGGTTTATGGAGTCGAAAAGATCGAAGGATAACCCTTATCGTGATTATTATATTTGGAGACCGGGGAAAGATGGCAAGGAACCGAATAACTGGAAATCCACTTTCAGCGGCTCTGCATGGCAGTACGATGAAAATACTGAAGAGTATTACTTGCATATCTTCAGTAAAAAACAGCCTGATCTAAATTGGGAAAACCCTAAGCTTCGCCAGGAAGTATATGACATGATGAGATTCTGGCTGGATAAAGGGATCGATGGATTCAGGATGGATGTCATCAATTTCATTTCAAAAGTAGATGGACTCCCTGACGCTCCAAATCCTGAAGGAAAAAAATATGTATCCGGAAGCAGATATTTCATGAATGGACCGAGAATCCATGATTATCTTCAGGAAATGCATAGAGAAGCACTTGCTGATTATGATGTAATGACTGTTGGCGAAATGCCTGGTGTCAATGTGGAGCAAGCCAAGCTTTACACTGATGAATCCAGGAACGAAGTCAATATGGTTTTTCAGTTTGAGCATGTTGACCTGGATTCCGGCCCAGGTGGAAAGTGGGATCTCAAACCCTTACAGCTTACTGATTTAAAGAAAAACTTTACTAAATGGCAAATGGGCCTTGAGGATATTGGTTGGAACAGCTTGTATTTGAATAATCATGACCAGCCGCGGATGGTTTCAAGATTTGGGAATGACAAGCAATACAGAGTGGAATCGGCGAAGATGCTGGCCACCTTCCTGCATATGCTGAAAGGAACACCGTATGTTTATCAGGGAGAGGAAATCGGGATGACCAACGTCCGCTTTGACTCGATCGATGATTATAAGGATATTGAGACCCTGAATATGTACGATGAGAAGGTCAATCAGCAGGGGGAAGTTCCAGCAAAAGTTATGGAATCCATATATGTGAAAGGGCGTGACAATGCGCGTACACCTTTCCAGTGGGACGATAGCGAGCATGGCGGTTTTACAACAGGAACGCCTTGGATTCAGGTAAATCCAAATTATCCACAGATTAATGCCAGGCAGGCAGTCGCTGATGAAAATTCCATCTACCACTATTATCGGAAGCTGATTCAGTTAAGGAAAGAGCAGCAGATTATTGTCCATGGCCGCTATGATATTCTGCTTCCGGAAGATGAAAACATATATGTATATACGAGGACGTTGGGCTCGCAAAAGCTCCTTGTTATATTGAATTTTACCGGTGAGGAACAAAGCTTCACATTACCAGCAGACCTCCAGGATAAGAAAAGCGATGTTCTAGTGTCAAATTACGAGCCAGCACCTGAATACGTTTCTTCAATTCCCTTGAGACAATATGAAGCGATAGTATACCTTCTGGAACTTTAA
- a CDS encoding LacI family DNA-binding transcriptional regulator: MSHTIKDVAKQAKVSTATVSRVLNGLSGFSKETEEKVLRAIKELGYQPNAIARGLVSNKSNTVGILFPEVSSQFSSNILRGVEEAVHDLGSSVIVCNTASQGKRTMKYLQLLAEKRVDGILFVSEKMTEEYYKQLKSMKVPVVLVSTESYQYPLPFVKVDDKHAAFTATDYLVKMGHSKIGMIGGNTQDPIAGQTRVDGFKQAMAYNGLAIIEESIIHSPGFSFKDGYIHFPKLLEQSPDLTAIFAASDELALGAISSAHKAGIKIPDELSIIGYDNLPVAEMAIPPLTTVAQPLEQMGRVAAEMLFTMMAEGTIVESRIMPHSVVERDSVKRLSMRRGMLYEHQN; encoded by the coding sequence ATGAGTCATACAATAAAAGATGTAGCAAAACAAGCGAAAGTCTCTACCGCCACTGTATCAAGAGTTCTTAATGGACTGAGTGGCTTCTCAAAAGAAACCGAAGAAAAAGTGCTGCGAGCCATCAAAGAACTTGGATATCAGCCGAATGCAATCGCCCGTGGATTGGTCAGCAATAAATCCAATACTGTAGGAATCCTATTTCCGGAGGTTTCCAGTCAATTCTCTTCAAATATCCTGCGTGGAGTCGAAGAAGCGGTTCATGATCTGGGCTCAAGTGTGATCGTCTGCAATACAGCCTCACAAGGAAAGCGAACCATGAAGTATTTACAGCTCTTAGCAGAGAAGAGGGTAGATGGTATCCTGTTCGTCAGTGAAAAGATGACTGAGGAATATTACAAGCAACTCAAGTCGATGAAGGTGCCTGTTGTACTTGTTTCAACCGAATCCTACCAATACCCTTTGCCCTTCGTAAAAGTAGATGATAAACATGCAGCATTTACTGCAACTGATTATCTGGTAAAAATGGGGCACAGTAAAATTGGAATGATTGGCGGAAACACTCAGGATCCGATAGCCGGCCAGACAAGAGTAGATGGATTTAAACAGGCTATGGCTTATAATGGGCTCGCCATAATAGAAGAGAGTATCATCCATTCACCGGGATTTTCATTTAAGGATGGTTATATTCATTTTCCGAAACTCCTGGAACAATCACCAGATTTAACAGCAATATTTGCTGCAAGCGATGAGCTAGCTCTAGGCGCGATATCTTCGGCACATAAAGCCGGAATTAAAATACCAGATGAACTTTCAATCATCGGTTACGATAATCTCCCGGTTGCAGAAATGGCAATACCGCCATTGACGACAGTAGCTCAGCCGTTGGAACAAATGGGACGGGTTGCTGCAGAAATGCTTTTTACGATGATGGCCGAGGGCACAATTGTCGAAAGCAGAATCATGCCGCATTCTGTGGTCGAACGGGATAGTGTAAAAAGGCTTTCGATGAGGCGAGGGATGTTATATGAGCATCAAAATTAA
- a CDS encoding histidine phosphatase family protein: MKIGLLRHFKVTLGYPAKFVTSQELLSWQQEYNESSIEEVGIDHQGQKWGNCYSSDLPRAKTTAYKAYDGDIIFLEELREISIYPVIPSDLRLPLWLHVSLIRIAWFFGHKSQRESKQEVIARINKVLDQAMELGEDVLIVGHGGIMMFLRKEMLKRGFKGPKFNKPENALVYIFDNQTR; this comes from the coding sequence ATGAAGATTGGGTTATTACGTCATTTTAAAGTGACATTAGGCTATCCTGCAAAGTTTGTGACTTCCCAGGAGCTGCTGTCATGGCAGCAAGAGTATAATGAATCAAGTATCGAGGAAGTAGGAATCGATCATCAAGGTCAAAAATGGGGTAATTGTTATTCCAGTGATTTACCAAGGGCAAAAACCACTGCATATAAGGCTTATGATGGAGATATTATTTTTCTGGAGGAACTTAGAGAAATCTCGATATATCCAGTCATTCCCTCTGATTTACGGCTTCCTCTTTGGCTTCACGTATCCTTAATAAGGATTGCGTGGTTTTTTGGACATAAATCTCAGAGGGAAAGTAAACAGGAAGTCATTGCAAGGATTAACAAGGTTTTGGATCAGGCAATGGAACTTGGCGAAGATGTTTTGATTGTTGGGCATGGTGGAATCATGATGTTTTTGAGAAAAGAAATGCTAAAAAGAGGTTTTAAAGGCCCCAAATTCAACAAGCCTGAAAATGCCCTAGTCTATATTTTTGACAACCAGACGCGATAA
- a CDS encoding DUF4023 domain-containing protein, with protein sequence MENTHEFVQKLHDKQRKDEQNRKRQGKENPSDKLPNKQH encoded by the coding sequence ATGGAGAACACACACGAATTTGTCCAAAAATTGCATGATAAGCAGCGAAAAGATGAACAGAATAGAAAGCGCCAGGGAAAAGAAAACCCGAGTGACAAGCTTCCTAACAAACAACATTAA
- a CDS encoding DEAD/DEAH box helicase produces the protein MNHFKSLGISEYIADTLNRNGISEPTSIQEKAIPLLLDGKDVIAQSQTGTGKTFAFVLPIIEKIDIHNPNIQALIVTPTRELALQITHEIKKLTDDIEGMNVLAVYGGQDVEAQLKKLKKNIHIVIGTPGRLLDHIRRETVDFSKAAFLVLDEADQMLHIGFLNEVEEIIKQTPKTRQTLLFSATMPDEIKRLAKQHMFQPEYIQVEKTQAPLKNIKQMAISSTDRSKQGDLIESLRSYQPFLAVIFCRTKRRVSKLNDVLKANHFNCDELHGDLSQAKREQVMKKFREAKIQYLIATDVAARGLDVEGVTHVFNYDIPLDTESYIHRIGRTGRAGNEGLALTFYTAKDRSLLEQIELELNIRIEKKNMGNAKRDEDQSGDKRVSKTHKAGDYKGRNSSLRRRGNSKPERDHRGEKIADKKSASRNGNRPSRMEGQQRTEREQPSSRLEQRRKPDSQGSGKNRPDEKRGGQAENPSRNGRTRSNIGEKPKRDSRNRTNSSSSTDRVGLKSSSRNRRKR, from the coding sequence TTGAATCATTTTAAATCATTAGGTATATCAGAATATATTGCAGACACATTAAATCGGAATGGGATTTCTGAGCCTACTTCAATTCAGGAAAAAGCAATACCATTATTGCTGGATGGCAAGGATGTGATTGCTCAGTCTCAGACAGGTACCGGCAAGACTTTCGCTTTTGTGCTGCCCATTATAGAAAAAATCGATATTCATAATCCGAATATACAGGCATTGATTGTTACACCTACGAGAGAGCTTGCTTTACAGATTACCCATGAAATCAAAAAGCTGACGGATGATATAGAAGGAATGAATGTTCTTGCTGTATATGGCGGACAGGATGTAGAAGCGCAGCTGAAAAAACTAAAGAAAAACATCCATATTGTCATCGGTACTCCAGGGAGATTGCTTGACCATATCCGCAGGGAGACTGTCGATTTTTCCAAAGCCGCGTTTCTTGTACTTGATGAAGCGGATCAAATGCTTCATATCGGTTTCTTGAATGAGGTTGAAGAAATCATCAAGCAGACGCCAAAAACAAGACAAACATTGCTATTTTCAGCGACAATGCCTGATGAGATCAAAAGGCTGGCTAAACAACATATGTTCCAGCCTGAGTACATCCAGGTTGAGAAAACCCAGGCTCCGCTAAAAAATATCAAACAAATGGCCATCAGTTCAACGGATCGGTCCAAGCAAGGTGATTTGATTGAATCTTTAAGATCCTATCAGCCATTTCTCGCGGTGATTTTTTGCCGGACGAAAAGAAGAGTAAGCAAGCTGAACGATGTGTTAAAAGCAAATCATTTCAATTGTGATGAGCTGCACGGTGACCTGTCCCAGGCGAAAAGGGAGCAGGTAATGAAGAAATTCCGTGAAGCGAAGATTCAGTACCTTATTGCCACCGATGTAGCTGCAAGGGGACTTGATGTAGAAGGTGTCACCCATGTTTTCAATTATGACATTCCCCTTGATACCGAAAGTTATATCCATCGGATCGGAAGGACAGGAAGAGCAGGCAATGAAGGACTCGCGCTAACCTTTTATACAGCCAAAGATCGATCATTATTGGAACAAATTGAATTGGAACTCAACATCAGGATCGAAAAAAAAAATATGGGGAATGCCAAAAGAGATGAAGATCAATCAGGAGATAAGAGAGTCTCGAAAACGCATAAAGCTGGCGACTATAAAGGAAGGAATTCAAGCTTGAGACGAAGGGGTAACAGTAAACCTGAAAGAGATCATCGAGGCGAAAAAATAGCCGATAAAAAATCAGCCTCCCGCAATGGCAATCGTCCCTCACGCATGGAAGGTCAACAACGCACAGAAAGGGAACAGCCATCGTCAAGACTGGAACAAAGAAGGAAACCAGATAGCCAGGGATCAGGAAAAAACCGTCCAGACGAAAAAAGAGGTGGACAGGCTGAAAATCCATCAAGAAACGGACGGACAAGGAGCAACATAGGAGAAAAGCCTAAAAGGGATAGCAGGAACAGAACCAACTCCAGTTCATCGACAGACCGAGTGGGTCTCAAGAGCAGTTCCAGAAACCGCCGAAAAAGATAA
- a CDS encoding nucleotide excision repair endonuclease: MIKIELPAPDVVITRSKQLGEKVEAVISSEYGFTDYHRIPRDKGGIIMFFDADDELMFVGKARKLRPRVKKHFEDNVSPIKNHRHEVNKIAVITVVDPIDREIYETYAINVLKAKYNIDKVFYK; this comes from the coding sequence GTGATTAAAATTGAACTGCCAGCACCAGATGTAGTCATCACACGAAGCAAGCAATTAGGAGAAAAAGTTGAAGCTGTGATCAGCAGTGAATATGGTTTTACTGATTACCACCGGATCCCAAGGGATAAAGGCGGAATCATCATGTTCTTTGACGCTGACGATGAATTGATGTTCGTAGGAAAAGCACGTAAGCTTAGACCTCGTGTAAAAAAACATTTCGAGGATAATGTCTCCCCAATTAAAAACCATCGTCATGAAGTGAACAAAATTGCAGTCATAACTGTGGTAGATCCAATCGACAGAGAAATTTATGAAACCTATGCTATTAACGTACTTAAAGCCAAGTATAATATCGATAAGGTATTTTATAAATAA
- a CDS encoding response regulator transcription factor, translated as MIRIVIAEDQRMLLGALGSLLSLEDDMEVVGKASNGEEAVALAKEIKPDVCVMDIEMPGKTGLEAAEELKGLGCKIIILTTFARSGYFQRALKAGVSGYLLKDSPSEELASTIRSVMGGRRVFAPELMDDVYSEENPLTEREMEVLELVADGKNTKEIAGQLSITTGTVRNYISTILDKLQVTNRIEAITQSKEKGWFK; from the coding sequence ATGATACGTATTGTCATTGCCGAGGACCAGCGCATGCTATTGGGGGCATTGGGGTCTCTGCTGAGTCTTGAAGATGATATGGAAGTCGTTGGCAAAGCGAGCAACGGGGAGGAAGCAGTTGCACTGGCCAAAGAGATAAAACCGGATGTATGTGTGATGGACATTGAAATGCCTGGAAAAACCGGACTTGAAGCGGCGGAAGAATTGAAAGGGCTGGGCTGCAAGATCATCATTTTAACCACGTTTGCCCGATCCGGGTATTTTCAGCGAGCGTTGAAAGCAGGTGTCAGCGGGTATTTATTGAAGGATAGTCCTTCAGAGGAACTGGCGAGCACAATCCGGAGTGTGATGGGAGGAAGACGAGTGTTTGCCCCTGAACTCATGGATGATGTATACAGTGAGGAAAATCCGCTGACCGAACGTGAGATGGAGGTCCTTGAACTTGTGGCCGATGGCAAAAACACAAAGGAAATTGCCGGACAGCTCAGCATTACAACAGGCACGGTCAGAAACTATATTTCCACAATCCTGGATAAACTTCAGGTTACAAACAGGATAGAAGCCATTACCCAGTCAAAGGAAAAAGGCTGGTTTAAGTAA
- a CDS encoding sensor histidine kinase: protein MFKRYFNSLRSTGISPYIWTILGILPFYFIWQMPTMAGKAAGIILTLLFFLVYWLAFVSRGWTVYLWTCILIGISIASASLFSYVYFAFFIVYFIGNIKDRIPFLVLYFIHLVGTSIVINFEIVLQEEFFIKQLPIIVIVWISVILLPFSIHNKNERGELEEKLEDANKRISELVKLEERQRIARDLHDTLGQKLSLIGLKSDLARKLINKDAELAKEELKDVQQTARTALNEVRKMVAEMRGIRVRDELIHIKQILKAAEIKFVGNEEDFNLNNVSLLSENILSMCLKEAVTNVVKHSSATECSVSIRQTENELAAVVSDNGVGNITEEDLYKGSGLQGMRERLEFVNGTLDILSDNGTNLKIKIPKVLKQTDREDQL, encoded by the coding sequence ATGTTTAAAAGGTATTTCAATTCACTTAGAAGTACAGGAATTTCCCCATACATATGGACTATACTCGGTATTCTTCCCTTTTACTTCATTTGGCAGATGCCAACTATGGCTGGGAAAGCGGCAGGAATCATCCTGACTCTGCTGTTTTTTCTCGTATACTGGCTCGCATTTGTCTCAAGAGGATGGACAGTATACCTATGGACGTGTATCCTGATCGGTATTTCCATTGCATCTGCAAGTCTTTTCAGCTATGTTTATTTTGCATTTTTTATTGTTTATTTTATTGGGAATATAAAAGACCGTATTCCGTTTCTAGTTTTATATTTCATTCACCTGGTAGGGACATCGATTGTCATCAATTTTGAAATCGTCCTCCAGGAAGAGTTCTTTATAAAACAGCTTCCTATCATTGTGATTGTGTGGATCAGTGTGATTCTGCTTCCTTTCAGCATTCATAACAAAAATGAAAGAGGAGAGCTCGAAGAAAAGCTTGAGGATGCAAATAAGCGAATTTCGGAACTTGTTAAGCTTGAAGAGCGTCAAAGGATCGCCAGGGATTTACATGATACTCTTGGCCAAAAGTTGTCATTAATCGGATTGAAAAGTGATTTAGCCCGCAAATTGATCAATAAAGATGCCGAATTGGCAAAAGAGGAATTAAAGGATGTTCAGCAGACGGCAAGGACTGCCCTGAATGAAGTAAGAAAAATGGTGGCAGAAATGAGAGGGATCCGCGTCCGTGACGAGCTCATCCACATCAAACAGATTTTAAAAGCAGCGGAAATCAAGTTTGTCGGAAATGAAGAAGATTTTAATCTCAACAACGTATCTTTGCTTTCTGAAAATATCCTAAGCATGTGCCTTAAAGAAGCAGTTACGAATGTTGTTAAACATAGTTCAGCAACAGAATGCAGCGTTTCCATTCGGCAAACAGAAAATGAACTTGCTGCTGTAGTGAGCGATAATGGAGTCGGCAATATTACGGAAGAGGACCTCTACAAGGGCAGCGGGCTACAGGGCATGAGGGAACGACTGGAATTTGTGAATGGCACACTTGATATTCTTTCAGATAACGGTACGAATCTTAAAATTAAAATACCTAAAGTATTGAAGCAAACCGATAGGGAGGACCAGCTATGA
- a CDS encoding fatty acid desaturase, with protein MTTNNAKELRKQVAPYENSNTKMSIIQIVNTVIPFLALWYFAYQSLSISYGLTLVLAAAAAGFMVRIFIIFHDCTHHSFFKNRTANKVVGTLTGVLTLFPYSQWGHDHAVHHATSSNLDKRGTGDIWVLTVDEYMAAPAWQKLAYRLYRNPFVMFVLGPIYIVLFKNRFNRKGARTKERLNTYLTNVLIFGISGLLIWAIGWKAFLMVEGPIFFIAGMFGIWLFYVQHTFEDSYFEEDKDWEYVKAAVEGSSYYKLPKVLQWITGNIGYHHVHHLSPRVPNYKLEEVHNNTKPLQNVPTITISTSLTSLRFRLWDERKKQFISFREMKALQQSNKLTTQTKPEL; from the coding sequence ATGACAACTAACAACGCAAAAGAACTTAGAAAACAGGTCGCCCCTTATGAAAATTCAAACACTAAAATGAGTATTATTCAAATAGTCAACACTGTCATTCCATTTTTGGCATTATGGTATTTTGCCTATCAAAGTCTGTCGATTTCCTATGGATTGACACTTGTGCTTGCGGCTGCTGCTGCTGGTTTCATGGTCAGGATCTTCATCATCTTCCATGACTGCACGCATCATTCGTTCTTCAAAAACCGTACTGCGAACAAAGTTGTCGGAACCCTCACCGGAGTACTGACTTTGTTTCCCTATAGCCAATGGGGCCATGACCATGCTGTCCACCATGCAACCAGCAGCAATTTGGACAAACGCGGAACTGGCGACATCTGGGTGCTGACAGTCGATGAATATATGGCTGCTCCTGCGTGGCAGAAGCTTGCGTACAGATTGTACCGCAATCCATTCGTAATGTTTGTATTGGGGCCAATTTACATCGTTTTATTCAAGAACCGTTTTAACCGCAAAGGTGCCAGAACGAAGGAGCGCCTTAACACTTATTTGACAAATGTTTTGATTTTTGGAATTTCTGGCCTCCTGATTTGGGCAATTGGCTGGAAGGCATTCTTAATGGTAGAAGGGCCGATATTCTTCATTGCCGGGATGTTTGGCATCTGGCTGTTCTATGTACAGCATACATTCGAAGATTCTTATTTTGAAGAGGATAAAGACTGGGAGTATGTAAAAGCTGCCGTGGAAGGAAGCTCATACTACAAGCTGCCAAAAGTATTGCAGTGGATCACTGGAAATATTGGCTACCACCACGTTCACCACTTAAGCCCTAGAGTCCCGAACTATAAGCTTGAAGAAGTTCATAATAATACGAAGCCATTGCAGAATGTGCCGACCATCACAATTTCAACCAGCCTGACTTCCTTGCGTTTCCGTCTTTGGGACGAACGAAAGAAGCAATTCATTAGCTTCAGGGAAATGAAAGCATTGCAGCAAAGCAATAAGTTGACGACTCAGACAAAACCGGAACTATAA